A genomic region of Gossypium hirsutum isolate 1008001.06 chromosome D01, Gossypium_hirsutum_v2.1, whole genome shotgun sequence contains the following coding sequences:
- the LOC107936085 gene encoding pentatricopeptide repeat-containing protein At3g48810 — MYLREGRSLLLKVKKPSIPFVLNTNPVSTPMKEPQSDQTQSQIEESQVLDALKQEPNISLALNYFKSIANSNSFKHTLLTYQCMIRKLAIEPEIDGIQYLLQQMKLDGISCSEDLFVILIDCYHQKGLGEQALKMFYRVKEFGCEPTVRIYNRVLDALLSENRLSMIGPVYGNMKRDGLVPDLHTYNILLKALCMNDKIDSACMLLDEMASVGYSPDAMSYATIVSSMCKLGKVEEARELVMRFRSYVSVYNALISGYCAEYKLKEAFGVLEDMLVEGLEPDVRSYSMIISSLSSTGNIELSLAVFAKMFVRGCSPNIYTFSSLIKGYLMEGRVHEAFDLWNRMVREGIETNMVFFNTVIHGLCSNGKVGEALSVSYQMEENGLSPNVVSYTSLINGFAKVGDLIGASETWNRMMANGCHPNVVAYTSMVDVLCRHNMFDRAHFLIEKMVLENCAPNTVTFNAFIKGLCSNGQVDWAIKALEEMRHYGCAPNIVTYNELLDGLFKADRLEDVFGLIREIEEKGIEWNLVTYNTILSGFCHAGKLEEALQLLGKMVARGIKPDAITYNIIIFTYCRQGKVKTAVRILDCVRASGDWHPDVVSYTSLIWGLCNWVGIEEAICYLNKMINEGICPNVATWHVFVQCLFNSLGHLGPIRVLDDILGNG, encoded by the coding sequence ATGTACTTAAGAGAAGGCCGCTCTTTATTGCTGAAAGTTAAGAAACCTTCAATCCCATTcgttttaaacacaaacccagtTTCAACTCCCATGAAAGAACCCCAATCCGATCAAACCCAGTCCCAAATCGAAGAATCCCAAGTTCTCGACGCATTAAAACAAGAACCCAACATTTCTTTAGCTTTAAACTATTTCAAATCCATAGCCAATTCAAATTCCTTCAAACACACCCTCCTAACCTACCAATGCATGATCCGCAAGCTCGCAATCGAACCCGAAATCGATGGTATTCAATATCTTTTGCAACAGATGAAATTAGATGGTATTAGTTGTAGTGAAGACTTGTTTGTGATTCTTATTGATTGTTATCATCAAAAGGGTTTAGGTGAACAAGCTTTGAAAATGTTTTATAGGGTTAAGGAATTCGGCTGTGAGCCGACTGTTAGGATTTATAATCGTGTTTTGGATGCGTTGCTTAGTGAAAACCGGTTGTCGATGATTGGTCCGGTGTACGGTAATATGAAGAGAGACGGATTGGTGCCAGATTTGCATACTTATAATATCCTTTTGAAAGCTTTGTGTATGAATGATAAGATAGATAGTGCTTGTATGTTGTTGGATGAAATGGCAAGCGTCGGGTATTCCCCGGATGCTATGAGCTATGCGACTATAGTTTCTTCGATGTGTAAACTCGGTAAAGTCGAAGAAGCTAGGGAGCTCGTGATGAGGTTTAGGTCTTATGTTAGTGTTTATAATGCGTTGATTAGCGGGTATTGTGCGGAATATAAGCTTAAGGAAGCATTTGGTGTGTTGGAAGATATGTTGGTGGAAGGATTAGAACCCGATGTTAGATCGTATTCGATGATTATCAGTTCCCTTTCGAGTACGGGAAATATCGAGTTGTCACTCGCGGTTTTTGCCAAGATGTTTGTGAGAGGGTGCAGCCCCAATATCTACACTTTTTCGTCTTTGATAAAGGGGTATTTAATGGAAGGAAGGGTTCATGAAGCTTTTGACTTGTGGAACCGGATGGTTCGAGAGGGAATCGAAACGAATATGGTTTTCTTTAACACGGTAATACACGGTCTCTGCTCAAACGGGAAGGTCGGTGAGGCTTTATCCGTTTCCTATCAGATGGAGGAAAATGGCTTGTCTCCGAATGTAGTCTCGTATACCTCTCTTATCAATGGATTTGCAAAGGTCGGTGATTTGATCGGTGCATCCGAAACATGGAATAGAATGATGGCTAATGGTTGTCACCCCAATGTCGTGGCATATACCAGCATGGTCGATGTTCTTTGCCGGCATAACATGTTCGACCGAGCTCATTTTCTTATCGAGAAGATGGTGTTGGAAAACTGTGCTCCGAACACGGTTACTTTCAATGCATTTATCAAAGGTTTATGTAGTAACGGCCAAGTTGATTGGGCAATAAAAGCACTAGAGGAAATGAGGCATTATGGTTGTGCACCTAACATCGTAACTTATAACGAGCTCTTAGATGGCCTCTTCAAAGCAGATAGACTAGAAGACGTGTTTGGGCTCATAAGGGAGATTGAAGAAAAAGGGATCGAGTGGAATTTAGTCACTTACAACACCATTCTGTCCGGATTTTGTCATGCTGGTAAACTAGAGGAAGCTCTGCAACTTCTCGGGAAAATGGTGGCTCGAGGTATAAAACCCGATGCAATCACATATAACATAATAATCTTTACCTATTGTAGGCAGGGTAAGGTGAAGACTGCGGTCCGAATTTTGGATTGTGTTCGTGCTTCGGGCGATTGGCATCCCGACGTAGTCTCGTATACCAGTCTTATATGGGGACTTTGTAATTGGGTTGGTATAGAAGAAGCCATCTGTTATCTtaataagatgataaatgaaGGGATATGTCCCAATGTTGCGACATGGCATGTTTTCGTCCAGTGTTTGTTTAACAGCTTAGGTCATTTGGGACCGATTCGAGTCTTGGATGATATTCTAGGTAACGGATGA
- the LOC107936100 gene encoding F-box protein At5g49610, which yields MSFFPDEVIIEVLARLPIKPLFKTRTVCKLWHGLPSDKYFVKLYNQVSDKNPMVLVEVHDSTKPNSSLICVDNSTGVSEFSLDFLRDKVNIRASCNGLLCCSSIAVKGVYYVCNPMTREFKVLPKIKDQNLTRFYPDSEATLVGLACDPSRGKFDVVLAGYQCAGSSRRPDKTFACLIFDSDSNKWRKFVSSQEEIFTHMNRNQVVYVNSALHWLTGSGSYILVLDLNFEVWRKVSVPDETRYGTGNRVYLLESDRCLSLIEISDTWMKIWVMKDYERELWHMVDRVSLGCIKGLVHGIFPIAQTGECVFLATHKQVLVYHRTSWAWKEMYSVQNNATLPLWFSAHAFRTSIFPCE from the coding sequence aTGAGTTTTTTCCCTGATGAAGTTATTATAGAAGTCCTTGCTAGATTACCTATAAAGCCCCTTTTTAAAACCAGAACTGTTTGCAAACTTTGGCATGGATTGCCCTCAGACAAATATTTCGTTAAACTTTACAACCAGGTGTCTGATAAGAATCCCATGGTCCTTGTTGAGGTCCACGATTCGACCAAGCCGAATTCGAGCTTAATCTGTGTCGATAATTCGACGGGTGTGTCCGAATTTTCATTGGATTTCTTACGAGACAAGGTCAACATTAGAGCTTCATGTAATGGATTGTTGTGTTGTTCCAGCATTGCTGTTAAGGGTGTTTATTATGTTTGTAATCCAATGACTAGGGAGTTTAAGGTGTTGCCTAAGATTAAGGACCAGAATTTAACCCGGTTTTACCCCGACAGTGAGGCCACGCTTGTTGGTTTGGCCTGTGATCCGTCGCggggtaagtttgatgttgtgttAGCGGGGTATCAATGTGCGGGGTCAAGTCGTAGACCGGACAAGACATTCGCGTGTTTGATATTTGATTCCGATTCGAATAAGTGGAGAAAATTTGTTTCTTCCCAAGAAGAAATCTTCACACATATGAATAGGAACCAAGTTGTGTACGTCAATAGCGCGCTTCATTGGTTAACCGGTAGCGGTTCGTACATACTCGTGCTTGATCTCAATTTCGAGGTTTGGAGAAAGGTTTCGGTGCCGGATGAAACTAGATACGGGACAGGGAACCGAGTTTACTTGTTGGAATCCGACAGATGTTTGTCTTTGATCGAGATTTCGGATACATGGATGAAGATTTGGGTAATGAAAGACTATGAGAGGGAGCTTTGGCATATGGTGGATAGGGTGAGTCTTGGGTGCATTAAGGGACTAGTACATGGTATTTTCCCTATAGCTCAAACCGGCGAATGCGTCTTCTTGGCGACGCACAAGCAGGTTTTGGTCTATCATCGGACGAGCTGGGCGTGGAAAGAGATGTACTCGGTGCAGAACAACGCTACCCTCCCGTTGTGGTTCTCGGCACACGCATTTCGAACCTCGATTTTCCCTTGTGAGTGA
- the LOC107936092 gene encoding protein AGENET DOMAIN (AGD)-CONTAINING P1, producing MKIRRQSQGPLSKGDQIEVKRPNGAYYAATVLRPPSAMQINMVFVEYHAEDGSKCVRGYVDLTHVRPSPPLELNRCFKIGDAVDAYWENGWHQGVVRDLLKDSKYVVGFHGNEGKVEEKSEIHQCNLRLHREWDDGSWVPSMAELANSSNENDDKPRNVKLKIVFRKKQADAEFRKGDEVEITSDEEGFRGSWYNAVIVEYRGNDKYLVEYSTSRKEDGVPLRAEAKAQHIRPCPPELSPVASFCLREVVDARYNDGWWIGVISRVLDGSKYAVYFSLPDEELEFDHLKLRIHQDWKNGKWIIASEENSRPLVMNSNRLLHKMDVNEKRFRVKFPKGTRVEVKSDEPGYEGSWYSAIIVDSLGNDKYLVEYLTLKTEDLGAFLREEAYASYIRPRPQHARCTRRYKLFENVDAWYNDGWWIGQVIKVLTTWKYAVYFQTTNEVMEFKHNDLRLHQEWINGKWIIPSKDTI from the exons atgaaaataagacgACAATCCCAAGGGCCATTAAGCAAAGGCGACCAAATTGAAGTGAAACGACCAAACGGAGCGTATTACGCAGCCACCGTGCTCCGACCCCCTTCGGCAATGCAGATAAACATGGTGTTCGTCGAGTACCACGCCGAAGACGGTTCCAAATGTGTCAGGGGGTACGTCGACTTAACCCACGTGCGACCGTCGCCTCCGCTGGAGCTCAACCGTTGCTTCAAAATCGGAGACGCCGTCGACGCCTATTGGGAGAACGGGTGGCATCAAGGTGTCGTTAGGGATTTGCTCAAGGATTCCAAATACGTTGTGGGTTTTCATGGGAATGAAGGAAAAGTAGAAGAAAAAAGTGAAATTCATCAGTGTAATTTGCGGCTTCATAGAGAATGGGACGATGGGTCTTGGGTCCCATCAATGGCTGAACtg GCCAATTCATCTAATGAGAATGATGATAAACCCAGAAATGTGAAACTGAAGATCGTGTTTCGGAAAAAACAGGCAGATGCCGAGTTTCGAAAGGGTGATGAAGTGGAAATCACCAGTGATGAAGAAGGTTTTAGGGGTTCATGGTATAATGCTGTCATTGTCGAATATCGTGGCAACGACAAGTACTTGGTGGAATATTCGACCTCGAGGAAAGAAGATGGAGTGCCTCTCAGGGCAGAAGCAAAAGCTCAACATATCAGACCGTGTCCACCTGAACTTTCACCGGTTGCAAGTTTTTGTCTACGTGAAGTAGTTGACGCACGGTATAACGACGGGTGGTGGATTGGTGTGATTTCCAGGGTGCTTGATGGATCGAAATATGCTGTTTATTTCAGCTTACCGGATGAGGAATTAGAATTTGATCACTTGAAGTTGAGGATTCATCAGGACTGGAAGAATGGAAAATGGATCATTGCTTCTGAG GAAAACTCAAGACCTCTCGTAATGAACTCTAACAGGTTACTACACAAGATGGATGTCAATGAAAAAAGGTTTCGGGTGAAATTTCCGAAGGGTACGAGGGTAGAGGTCAAAAGCGATGAACCTGGTTACGAAGGTTCATGGTACTCCGCCATCATTGTGGACTCATTAGGCAATGATAAGTATTTGGTGGAATATCTGACTTTAAAAACCGAAGATCTGGGTGCATTTCTTAGGGAAGAAGCATATGCTTCGTATATAAGACCCCGTCCCCAACATGCTCGATGCACCCGTCGTTATAAACTGTTCGAAAACGTTGATGCTTGGTATAATGACGGGTGGTGGATCGGTCAAGTCATTAAAGTTCTCACTACCTGGAAATATGCAGTCTACTTTCAGACCACAAACGAGGTAATGGAATTCAAACACAATGATCTGAGGCTTCATCAAGAATGGATTAATGGAAAATGGATCATTCCTTCCAAG GATACTATCTGA